The Salmo salar chromosome ssa04, Ssal_v3.1, whole genome shotgun sequence genomic sequence ccaCCCTCAATCgcatggtgctacagagggtggtggggacagcccagtacatcaccggggccaagctccctgccatccaggacctctatcagGCAGTGTGACAGGAAGGCCAGAAAAAACATTACACTCCAGCCACCCAAACCATAGACTTTTCTCTGCttccgcacagcaagcagtatcggtgcatcaagtctgacacaaaccgcttctatccccaagcaatacaactgctaaatagctaacagtctgtgtagccattctgagttgacccttgtattttatttttacactCTATGCACACTTGcagaactctacacactcactgactcgacacacgcacacatttatactgactacgCACACACTCGCATAAAATCTTAatttacattgctgctactctgtttcaaatatcctgatgcctagtcaccttacactacatgaccaaaagtatgtatgtggacacctcctctttgaacatctcattccaaaatcattggcattaatatggagttggtccccccccccccctttgctgctataacagcctcccctcttctgggaaggctttccactagatgtttgtacattgctgcggggacttgcttccattcagccatgagcattagtgaggttgggcattgCTGTTggatgattaggcctggctcgcagttggcattccaattaatcccaaaatgtaaaatgtgttcgatggggttgaggtcagggctttgtgcaggcaagtcaagttcttccacaccgttctcgacaaaccatttctgtatggaccttgctttgtgcacaggggcattgtcatgctgaaacaggaaaggggcttccacaaagttggaagcacagaattgtctagaatgtcattgtatgctgtagtgttaacatttcccttcaatggaattaaggggcctagcctgaaccatatAAAAACAGCCTCTCAACTAAACTTTAGTTGGCACTggacgttctcctggcatccgcaaaacccagattcgtccgttggactgccagatggtaaagcgtcATTCATCACgctagagaacacgtttccactgctctgtgtgtgtgtgggagaataCACTCACCAGTAGCCCTAGTTGCATATGCAGGTGTGCCATAATGTGAGTGTCATGAGATTGCAACAGAGCTCTGTTCCACTTCTGACTCTATAGCTGCATTTACactggcagcccaattctgatcttttgcccaattttTAGTAGCAAAAGATCTGTCTGATTTGGACAAATTTAAGTGCTAaaaatctgaattgggctgcctatGTAAACGTAGCCTAACAAATCTTCTCTCTGCCGCCCCCCCCAGGTAACTGTGAGAAGGatgtggaggaagaggatgagagtACCGATGATGACTGCGACGCTGATTCTATAAGTCCTGTTACAGAGATCTGTTTTGTGCCCAGTGATAAGGCTACCTGTAAGTGGGAACTGTGGAATACCATTCATGCATACTTCACCCTAATGTGAGCTATATCAGCACAGTTTTGGACTCGTAATAGATATTCTTCAGGCCTGAGCTAAATTTGAAAAATGAACCTCAAAGGAATGTTACTTAGACCAAATTGATGGTCCCTTTTACAGCTGTAAATCTATGGTTTGGGGAAAGGGTTGGTTTGGACAACTTTCCAAAATACTTTGAGTTTGTTTTCCACCCTCCAGTGGAGCCCATTTTCTCAGCCATCTCTGAATGCCAGGCCCTGCACCCTGACCCTGAAGACTCCGACTCTGACTTTGAGGGAGATGAGTACGACGTTGAAGAAGCTGGTGAGTGAGCACACCATGACCATGTTcagtattcattagggcacacaacaATGTTTTGCAACGGGAAACAAATGAACCTTTCccattggacaagtccaggtagtccctccctgcttTAGTCTTCTGCCGTTTTTGTGACTAATTAACACAACCCATCTTTCTTGCCTACAAATTAACTTATTTCTTGACATCTAGACTTGGATGTTTCATGCCCAAATGTCCTCAGTGCACCTCCTCGACAATTGTTCTGCGATCAGTATAAGGAAGCACATTCATTTGTCTAATTCAGGTTGTTGGACTATGGCAGTGCAGAAAGAATAATTTATGTTGGTTAACTTTCACCAAAGTATATATCTGGTGTATGATGCCAGAACTTTCATTTTAAAACCACAACGTACTTTACAGTCCCACAGAATACTTTAATTGGGGCGCCCAATGTCAACTATATGTGGACATTCGACTAACCTTTCGGTCTCCTGTCTCCCCACCCACAGAACAGGGTCAGGTAGACCTGCCCACATTTTACAACTTTGAGGAGGGTCTGTCCCAGCTCAACCTGGAGGGCCAGGCCACCCTGGAAAGACTGGAGGGGATGCTGGCCGACTCTGCATCCCAGAAACACCACTGCATGGCCGGGGTCAGGCCCGAGGACACCCCAACAGGATGCTGCAATGGTATGCGCTTGAAATGCATTGGAATGTGGTCTGCATTGCTTTGTATACGGacatgggtcatgttcattagtgcATGCAATGGAAAATGACTAAAAGTTGTCCCTCACCATTTCAAtctttctgtttggtgcctaatgaagacCCTTGATTTGGGTAACAGTAGGTCCTAGGGGTGGACATTTTGTGGTAGGTCCGGAACAATGCAAGATGCTCTGATGAAGATGTATGAAACATCAGCGACACATCAGCATTAGATTATTGAAGGGAATCAATTTGCCGTCCTGAACTTCCTGCCAGCATTTTAGTTAAACAGTACTAAGCACCCCATCAGTAGGCTAGCCTGGAATTCCAAACTGAATAACGCTACGTTTCACTATTGTTTGAAGTAGCCCTTATGTTACTGATTGTATTCATTTCGTTATCAACTGCTGCAAAAAGTACAGATGTGAAAATGCAcaaaattaacagtaattttTGGATTCAGTCTAGTCAGCTGGACAGTTTTGTCCAACTTTTAATCTATTCATTTCCCAATAATCTCCAGACTTCGCTTTCAATTTCTAgcatggttatgcatatgcttttcatatttctaCTGTAAGAAACATTTTAATTGAGTGTTGTCCATGATATAGGCCAATTCTCATGAGTGCTAAGGGTTAAGAAACGCAGCATAATTCAGCTGTTTTCAAGGCTTGTTCAGCAGTccagtaaaaataaaatataagctAAAGCACTAGCACACAAGTACAACTAatgtacggtgcattcggaaagtattcagaccccttgatctttttcacattttgttacgttacagccttgctctaaaactgatttaagtttttttttccttcaatctacacacaataccccataatgacaaagcaacaagtttgtcatttttgcacatttattaaaaataaaaaactgatatcacatttacataagtattcagaccctttactcagtgctttgttgaagcacctttggcagagattacagcctcgagtcttcttgggtatgatgctacaagcttggcacacatgtatttgggagagtttctcccattcttctctgtagatcctctcaagctctgtcaagttggatggagagcattgctgcacagctattttcaggtctctccctccagagatgttagatcgggttcaagtccgggctctggctgggccactcaaggacattcagagacttgtcccgaagccactcctgcattgtctcggctgtgtgcttagggtcgttgtcctgttggaaggtgaacctttgccccagtctgaggtcctgagtgctctggagcaggttttcatcaaggatctctctgtactttgctccgttcatctttcccttgagcctgactagactcccagtccctgcccctgaaaaacatccccactgcatgatgctgccaccaccttgcttcaccttagggatggtgccaggtttcctccagacgtggcgcttggcattcaagccaaagagttcattctttgtttcatcagaccagagaacattgtttctcatggtctgagagtccttttattaggtgccttttggcaaactccaagagggctgccatgtgccttttaactgaagagtggcttctgtctggccactctaccataaaggcctgattggtggaatgctgcagagatggttgtccttctggaaggttctcccatctccacagaggaactgtgaAGCTCTgtaagtgaccatcgggttcttggccacctccctgaccaaggcccttgtccCCCAATTGTTCAGTTTGTCCAggagaccagctctaggaagagtcttggtggttccaaacatcttccatttaagaatgatggatgccactgtgttcttgaggaccttatATTCTGCAGCCATtatttttggtatccttccccagacctgtgccttgacacaatcctgtcacggAACTCTAGGGATAATTCCTTCAAACTCATggcttgctctgacatgcactgtcaactgtgggacctaatgtagacaggtgtgccttttcaaatcatgtccaatcaattgaatttaccacaggtggactccgatcaagttgtatgaacatctcaaggatgatcaatggaaacaggatgcacctgagctcaatttcaagtcttatagcaaagggtctgaatacttatggaaatgtttttttacttctaaacctgttttcactttgtcattatggggtacagttgaagtcggaagtttacatacaccttagccaaatacaattcaactcagtttttcacaattcctgacatttaattatagtaaaaattccctgtcttaggtcagttaggaataccactttattttaagaatgtgtaatgtcagaatattaggagttatttatttcagtttttatttctttcatcacattcccagtgggtcagaagttacaaacactcaattagtatttggtagcattgcctttaaattgtttaacttgagtcaaatgtttcaggtagccttccacaagcttcccacaataagttgggtgaatttaggcccattcctcctgacagctggtgtaactgagtcaggtttgtaggtatCCTTgcccgcacacactttttcagttttgcccacacattttcaaaaggattgaggtcaggactttgtgatggccgctccaataccttgactttgttgtccttaagccattttgccacaacgttggaagtatgctttgggtcttccaaatggacaatgaccccattgcgaccaagctttaacttcctgactgatgtcttgatgttcccaaggatgaaccagacttgtggaggtctacattttttttttttttctgaggtcttggctgattgcttttgattttcccatgatgtcaagtgaagaggcactgagtttgaaggtaggccttgaaatacatccacagatacacctccaattgagtcaaatgtcaattagcctatcagaagcttcgaaatccatgacattttctggaatattccaagctgttttaaagggacagtcaacttagtgtatgtaaacctctgacccactggaattgtgatacagtgaaataatctgtaaacaaatgttggaaaaattacttgtcatgcacaaagtagatgtcctaaccgacttgcgaaaactagtttgttaacaagaaatttgtggagtggttgaaacacttaggttgaagtcattaaaactagtttaaccttagcatgggtacttcctataagcagaaactcaaacaggaatggAAGGGCAAAATGGAGTCTCTCAGATTTGCAGAAGGGAGGGTGCGGGAAGGCCTTGTAGGCATTTTGAAAagttgagtagcagtggtccaatgtttttCCGGAGCGGGTACTACAGTCAATTTGTTGGTAGAACTTCGGTaatgttttcctcaaatttgctttgatatgtggtttccagttcgcataaagtccagtgaagttccttgagggccgtcgtggtatcggcttgagggggaatatacacggctgtgactataaccaaagataATTATTTTGTGAGGTAATACGGTCAACATTTGAGGTATTGTAGGTCGggggaacaaaaggacttgagttcctgtatgttatcacaatcgcaccatgagtagttaatgaTGAAACGTACACCCCtgccttcttcccggagagatatttattcctgtctccgcgatgtactgagaacacagctggctgtatggacagtatatcccgatagagccatgtttctgtgaaaccgagtatgttacaatccctgatgtctctggaAGGAGgtgctcgtctactttattatccagaggcTGAACATTggtgagtaatatactcggaagcagtgGATGGTGTGCATGCCTCGTGaatcggactagaagtccactccgaatacttCTTCTCTGCTGGcggtgttttggagcagcctctggaataagttatatttataatgctggtgagttaccgccgctctgatattaCATACAGGCATAAATTACTTTTGGATAACAcaattctgggctaataatgtaagaaataacccATACTAAATaatgcaaagttgcttaggagctaagagcagagctgccatatctgtcggcgccatcttacaTTACATGCCAGCATAGCACATTCCATTTCGGGCGGGGGTGTATTGTCATGTATATGCTACAGCGAATGTCCTATATAGGTTTATGAGTTGTGACTGAGGTGTTAGAAACAGGATGGCGGAGCGCACTTGTGTTGCATGCATTCCATAAAGTCTATAGGTCAACGCTGCTGGTTCCACAAAGCTTTGCTTTGCTGCTGCCTGTCTTTTCTGAATCGCAGAGTGCAATTGACACCTGACACTAACCTTATTGGTCTGTGACCTTAGGGTAGGTATACTCTGCAAGTGTCATGTTCAGTAGGGAAAGATTTTTGAATGGAGCGAAACGGGGAGGTATCCAGTGAACACATTTTCCCTTTACATTGCAAAAAATTTTGCTACAGTTTGCACttctgaacatgacccaggtgtccAGAAGGGCAAGTTGTTTCATGAAATACTTCTGACTCCTACCCTTCCCCTCCACCTCCAGAGTCTGGTGCAGTAGGGGTCTCGGGACAGTTTGAAGACGTTGATCATTGGTAAGACTTTACCCTCCTCCTTGGAATAGGTTATAGTGATTTAGATTTTTATTGGATAATtaaaagtacagtaccagtcaagttgggacacctactcattccaggggttttcttttttactattttctacattgtagaataatagtgaagacgactataaaataacacatggaatcatgtagtaaccaaaaaagtgttaaaatcaaaatatatatttgagattgttcaaagtagccaccctttgccttgacagctttgcacactcttggcattctctcaaccagcttcatgaaggatgtcacctggaatgcatttcaattaacaggtgtgcgttgttaatttgtggaatttctttctttaatgtgtttgagccaatcagttgtgttgtgacaaggtagggggggatatacagaagatagccctatttggtaaaagaccaagaccatattatggcaagaacagctcaaataggaaaagagaaatgacagtccgtcattacttcaagacatgaaggtcagtcaattcggaaaatttcaagaactttgaacatttcaagtgcagttgcaaaaaccatcaagcgctatgatgaaactggctctcatgaagacagCCTCAAAAGaacacccagagttacctctgcttaaTATAAGTTCATTAGCTACCaatctcagaaattgcagcccaaataaatacttcagagttcaagtaacagacacatctcaactgttcagaggagactgcgtgaatcaggccttcatagtcgaattgctgcaaagaaaccactactaaaggaccccaataagaagagacttgtttgggccaagaaacacaagcaatggacattagaccggtggaaatctgtcctttggtcgagtccaaatttgagatttttggttccaaccgctgtgtctgtggagcagagtaggtgaacggatctcaacgtgtggttcccactgtgaaacatggaggtgtgggggtgctttgctggtgacactgatttattcagaattcaaggcacacttaacttctttgggcttgggggcagtattttgacgtctggatgacaagcgtgcccaaagtaaactgcctgttactcaggctcagaagctaggatatgcatataattggtagatgtagatagaaaacactaaagtttccaactgttaaaataatgtctgagtataacagaactgatatggcaggtgaaaatccatccaggaagtgggattttttttgatgtgggtggttttcaattgaatgcctattgagtatctaatgggttaggacccagattgcagttcctatggcttccactagatgtcaacagtctttagacattgtttcaggcttgttttctgaaaaatgaaggagACCTTTCTGTCAGGGTACTGGTTTCCGCGCGTGACCGTGTGCGCGCCctttgttgtttttcctttctattgaatacgctattgtctggttgaaatattagcgattatttagacaattgacaacctaaggattaattataaacatcgtttgacatgctttgacgAACTTTACTGGTACTATTAGGAcatattcgtctgcatgttttgaccgcctttgagccagtggattactgaacaaaacgtgccaacagaactgagtttttgggatataaagagggactttattgaacaaaacaaacatttattgtgccgctgggactcttgtgactgcaaccagatgaaaatcttcaaaggtaagtgcttcattttatcgctatttctgactttcgtgactcctcaacttggttggaaaatgtttgtatgcttttgtaagcggggcgctgtcctcagataatcgcatagtatgctttcgccgtaaagcctttttgaaatctgacaaagcggctggattaacatgaagttaatctttaagccgatgtataacacttgtatttttatgaatgtttatgactctttttttgaatttggcgagctgcaatttcaccggatgttgtcgaggtgggtcgctagcggcacGCCTGCGCCAGAGgttttaaccagcatggctaccagagcattctgccatcccatctggtttgtgcttagtgggactgtaatttgtttttcaacaggacaatgacccaacacgtcTCCAGGCtatataagggctatttgaccaagaatgacAGTGATGGAGtaatgcatcagatgacctagcctccacaatcacccaacctcaacccaactgagattgtttgggatgagttggaccgctctgtgaaggaaaagcagctaacaagtgctcatatgtgggaactccttcaagattgtttgaAAAGAATTGCaagtgaagttggttgagagaatgccaagtgtgcaaagctgtcatcaagggaaagagtggctactttgaagaatctaaaatatattttgatttcacttttctttggttactacattattccatgtgttaatagttttgatgtcttcacttattctacaatgtagaaaatagtaaaaataaagaaacccttgaatgagtaggtgtctgaacttttgactggtactgtacatagaaGACTTCTCCAGCTGGTTGACTCATATAATTCAGTGTTTCCATCACTAGCACACCTGATCCAACTAGTCAAAGCTCTTTTATTAGCTGTGTCAGGTGTGCTAGTATTGGAAtagactaccgtaatttccgaactattaagcgcacctgaatataagccgcacccactgaataaaaaaaaatatatatatattttttgaacataaacaagccgcacatgtctataagccgcaggtgcctactggtacattgaaacaaatgaactttacacaggctttaacgaaacacggcttgtaacaaaaaataaaaaaattagcagtagtcattggtcactatcttcctcctcctgtgcactgaaaccatctccttctgtgtctgagttgaatagcctcagaattgcttcatccgatattggatcgttttcattgtcgctctcgtcactttcatccggaaggaaatcccccgctgagccctcttcaacacgcagcagtccagcctttcgaaacccgttaatgatagtggatttttttttacaatgctccacgctgtcaggacccactggcagacttgaccataagttgctcttcgcatgcggcccgttttagtgaaggatttctccccacttgtcatccaggcctcccactgaacacggagcgccaccttaaatgcacgatttacactgatgtcgagtggctgcaaatactttgttgtgccctcAGGAAtcaagtttgagagcgctcgatttaatctaaacagtaaacaaaaaaagttgtttgaccttaacccgttcggcaatttcattggtctaatgaaagcttcatgctgccaaaaaactgagcatatcacagaatgtgtttttggggaaaaaaattaaaagtgggaaaaatccatatattagccgtgtcattgtttaagccgcggggttcaaagcgtgggaaaaaagttgcggcttatagtctggaaattacggtaaatGGAACTGCTGGGTGTCCTTGAACAGGGGTTAGGGAAACACTGCTATTATGCCTCAATTATTTGGGCTCATGATTGGCTCTATACTCCTGTGCTGTTGTAAATGATTTAGTGTGATTATGAACGGCTCTGTTCCCGTGCGTAGCTCTAACGATCCCTGTACTGTAATCAAGCTGGGTAGTTCTAATACTCTCGTTGGCAGAGACTGCCAAGTTTGGCCTGCAACTGATAAATTCCACCTTCCATTCATCTGTGGCACAAGTTCCCCCTAGACTTTAGTGTGACTTAATCATTGACACACATGCTCCAGTCCCTTACCCAAAGGCCACCTATAGCATGTTTAAGCAGTCATTTTctttaggatttttttttttactaatgaTGAGTCATGATAACATGGCCATGATGTCACCATTGTCAGGTCCAGTTCCTGGCCACTAATCAGCCGTGTGAAATGTGATCTTGTG encodes the following:
- the LOC106603712 gene encoding methylosome subunit pICln isoform X1, which encodes MGGNYPINMFNSLQAGWEDREATMVNLKNVSPPSEGIRYNQGEITAVWNGEGLGPGTLYIAETCVSWFDGSGMGFSLKYPSISLHAISRDFTAYPGEHLYVMVNTKLNGNCEKDVEEEDESTDDDCDADSISPVTEICFVPSDKATLEPIFSAISECQALHPDPEDSDSDFEGDEYDVEEAEQGQVDLPTFYNFEEGLSQLNLEGQATLERLEGMLADSASQKHHCMAGVRPEDTPTGCCNESGAVGVSGQFEDVDH
- the LOC106603712 gene encoding methylosome subunit pICln isoform X2: MGGNYPINMFNSLQAGWEDREATMVNLKNVSPPSEGIRYNQGEITAVWNGEGLGPGTLYIAETCVSWFDGSGMGFSLKYPSISLHAISRDFTAYPGEHLYVMVNTKLNGNCEKDVEEEDESTDDDCDADSISPVTEICFVPSDKATLEPIFSAISECQALHPDPEDSDSDFEGDEYDVEEAEQGQVDLPTFYNFEEGLSQLNLEGQATLERLEGMLADSASQKHHCMAGVRPEDTPTGCCNDGTERPLFAPS
- the LOC106603712 gene encoding methylosome subunit pICln isoform X3; translated protein: MGGNYPINMFNSLQAGWEDREATMVNLKNVSPPSEGIRYNQGEITAVWNGEGLGPGTLYIAETCVSWFDGSGMGFSLKYPSISLHAISRDFTAYPGEHLYVMVNTKLNGNCEKDVEEEDESTDDDCDADSISPVTEICFVPSDKATLEPIFSAISECQALHPDPEDSDSDFEGDEYDVEEAEQGQVDLPTFYNFEEGLSQLNLEGQATLERLEGMLADSASQKHHCMAGVRPEDTPTGCCNEECYEHH